One genomic segment of Ricinus communis isolate WT05 ecotype wild-type chromosome 3, ASM1957865v1, whole genome shotgun sequence includes these proteins:
- the LOC8283028 gene encoding sodium/hydrogen exchanger 6, translated as MLAEGLGLSGIVSILFTGIVMKHYSYSNLFENSQRFVSAFSLAETFVFIYMGFDIAIEQHSWSHVGFIYFSIIIIIVARAANVFSCAYLLNLVQPAHRQTPLKHQKALWYSGLRGALAFALALQSIHDLPEGHGQTIFTATTTIVVLTVGR; from the exons ATGCTTGCTGAAGGTCTCGGCCTCTCCGGTATTGTGTCTATACTGTTTACTGGAATA GTCATGAAACATTATAGCTACTCGAATTTGTTTGAAAACTCTCAGCGGTTTGTTTCTGCATTTTCGCTAGCTGAAACATTTGT ATTCATATATATGGGGTTTGATATTGCAATAGAACAACATAGCTGGTCTCATGTTGGATTCATTTATTTCTCGATT ataattattatagttGCAAG GGCAGCAAATGTATTTTCTTGTGCATATTTGCTTAATTTGGTTCAACCTGCGCATCGTCAAACACCTCTAAAGCATCAGAAAGCTCTTTGGTACAGTG GACTTCGAGGGGCTTTGGCTTTTGCCCTTGCTTTGCAATCAATTCATGATCTTCCAGAAGGACATGGCCAGACTATATTCACTGCAACCACAACCATCGTTGTATTGACGGTAGGCCGCTGA